In the Acidimicrobiales bacterium genome, GCGAGCGGATCGACCGGTTCCTCGCCTCCGACCAGTTCGAGACGCTCTGGGTGGCCGCCAACGAGCGGGCGCACCGCGGCCTCGTCCGGGTCCTGCGGGGGGACAACCCGGAGGTCGACGCCGGTGCCGAGTCGGTGACCATCAACCTCGTGCCGATCATCGACGAGGCGCTGGCGCAGATCAGCGCCGCCTCGCCCGAGATCCTCGGACGGCAGGTCGACATCCCGGAGGTGTCCGTCGACGACGTGCCGGACGAGGCCATCGCCCGGCTGGGCGACGCGCTCGGCGTCGACCTCGACGACGACTTCGGCCAGGTCACCGTCTACGACAAGGGACGCCTGGCCGCGCTCCAGGACGGCATCGACCTGGCCCGGAGCCTCCTCGTGCTGGTGGCGGCGGTGGCCGTGGTGTGCCTGGTCGGCGCGCTGGCGCTGTCGAACCGCCGGCGCCGCACGCTCCTGCAGCTCCTCGTCGGCCTCGCCGTCGGCATCGCCCTCGTCCGCCGGCTGGGCATCCGGGGCAAGTCCGAGGTCGTCGTCGGCATCGACGACACGTTGAACCGGGACGCCGCCGCGGCGGTGATCGACCGCTTCCTCGGCCCGCTCCTCGACGTGACCCGAGGCCTCCTCACGATCGTCGTCGTCATCGCCGCCGTCGCCGTGCTGAGCGGCCCGTACCCCTGGGTCGTCCGGCTCCGGGCGTGGGTGGCCGGCGGTGCCCGGCAGGCCGCGGCCGTGATCCGCGCCCAGGTCTCGGGGACGACCGGCGCCGGCGACGGTGACGACGACGGTGACGACCGGGCCGCCGCGTGGATCGAGGCCCATCGGGGCGCGCTCCAGACCGGCGGGATCGTCGTCGGCGTGCTCGCCCTCGTGCTCCTCGACCTCTCGTTCCCGGGCCTGCTGGTGCTCGCCGCCGTGGTCGGTGTGTACGAGCTCGTCCTGCGCCCGAAGGCCCCCGTCGAGGCCCCATGAACCCCGAGATCACCCCAGTGGGGTGAGGCGGGGGCCCACCGCCGGGCGCACATTCACGCCGGGCAGACGGTCCAGCGAGAGGGGATGTCGAGATGGTGTTCGCAGAGTGGCAGGTCGGTCAGGTGCTCTGGTCGATGGTGTGGTTCACGATGTTCTTCCTGTGGATCTGGCTGGTGGTCACGGTCTACGCCGACATCTTCCGCAGCCAGGACCTGAGCGGTGTCGCCAAGGCGCTGTGGACGGTGCTCGTCCTCTTCCTCCCCATCGTCGGGGTGCTGGCGTACCTGCTCGCACGCGGCCACAAGATCGGCGAGCACCGGCTCGAGCAGGCGCGGCAGGCGGACGCCCAGATGCAGTCCTACATCCGGTCGGCGGCAGCCTCGCCGGCGACCGACCTGGCCGCCCTGGCCGACCTCCACGACCGCGGCCTCATCGACGACGCCGAGTTCGAGACGATGAAGCAGCGCACCCTCGTCCCCTGACGAGCTGCACAGCGGTGCCGGTGGCGACGCCGATGGCGGCGCCACCGATGCTGTCGAGCGGCAGGTGGGCGCCGACGTAGACCCGGGCGACGGCGGTGACGGCCGCGGTCGCCACGAGGGCGCGGCGCAGGGGTCGGGCGACCTCGGGTGCGAGCACGGTGGCGAGGGTGGCGGCGACGGCGGCGTGGCCGGAGGGGAAGCCCAGGCCGGCGGCCGCGGCGCCCCGGCGGCGGACGTCGTCGAGGTGGTCGGCGGGGCGACCGCGGCCGACCCACCGCTTCAGCCCCTTGCAGCCGGCCCACACGGCGGTGCCGGCGAGCGCGGTGGTCCGGGCCAGGCGGGGCCGGCCGAGCCGGTGCGCGACCGCGGCGGCGACGAACACCGCGGGCAGGCTGCCGGCCTGCATGACGACCATCGCCGGCCCTGCGACCCCCTGCGGCAGGCCGTTGACCCGGCGAAAGGCGCGAGCCTCGGCGGGCTGCACCCGGCGTGACCGGGCGATCGCCGTGCTCACGATCACGACGGCACCGCTCGCTCCCAGCCGAGCGGGTGCACGCCCCGTCACGCAGCCGGACCGCGCATGGGGTCGGTCGCCGCCACGCGTGCGCGCAGCTCGTCGAGCAGCCCGGGCCGCTGCCGCAGGTTCGTGCGCGTCGCCCCGCTGAGCGCCCAGGGCTGCAGCCGGGCCGCCGCGGTCGCGGCGATCTCGGGCCCGAGCTCGGCCACCGCGGCGGCGAGGGCGCGGTCGACACCGACGGGGAGGGACGTCGCGGCCAGCAGCTCGGCGACGTCCGCGGCGAGCAGCGTGTCGCCGGCGGCCAGCTCGGCGAAGCCGAAGTCGATCATCCACACCTGGCGGTCGGCGGCGACGAAGACGTTGGCGAGCCGGAGGTCGCGGTGAGCCAGCCGCCGGGTCCGCAGCACCCGGACCTGCGCCCAGATCGACCGTAGGAGCTCGTCGTCGATCTCCTCGGGAGCGAGGCGGTCGAGCGACCGTCCGTCGACGGCCTCGTAGACCAGCACGAAGGCGTCGGGCTCGGCGGAGGCGAGGGCCACCACCCGCGGGGTCCGCACTCCCAGGTCGCGGGCGGCCAGGGCCAGCAGCGCCTCGTGCTCGACCGCCCGGCGCAACGACAGGTAGCCCGCCTCGTCGCCGAGGTCCCGGGGCGACAGCCGGCGGTACAGGCGGAAGAGGAGGTCGGCGCTGCGCTCGTCGGTGCCCAGGGCCTTGACGAACAGGCGCCGGCCGTCGGTGCCCTCGGCGAACCAGGGCGTCGAGCCCCGGGCGTCGAGGCTGGCCTGATCGAGGCGGCGCACCGGGACGCCGACCGCACGCAGCCCGGAGGCGATCGCGGCGCCTCTGGGCCGCCGTGGCGGTGTACCGACCACCACGACGGCGAGCGCCCCGGCGCACCACCCGACCAGCAGCGCCCGCACCGAGGCGAACGCCACCGGGCTCACGAGGGCGCGGGTCACGACCAGCGCGATCACCACGCCCCACGCCTGGCGCCGCCAGAAGCGGCCGACCCACGGACCGGCGGCGGTGGCCACCGCGGCGGTCACGGCGACGAGCAGCTCGGTGGCGGTGGGGTGGTCGGCGAACCAGCCGGCGGCGCCACCCACGTCGGCGACGGGCGGAGCCGTGGGTTCGTCCGCCCAACCGAGCAGCGCGGCGAGGCCGAGCGCGACCGCCGCGCCGAGCGACGTGACCGCCAGGGCCCGCCAGCATCGCTGCCACACCGCCAGCGCCCCACCGCCGACGAACAGCACGGCACCGCCGCCCCACGCGGCCAGCACCAGTGTGGCGACCAGCCACGAGGGCAGGGTGTCGAGGCCCTGCCACAGATCGCGGGCGGCGTCGACGGCATCGTCGCCGAGGATCAGCTGGAGCAGACGGGCGGCGAGCAGCGCGGCCACCGCGACCACCAGTCGCAGCACGTCGTTCGGCGACCGCTCGGCGTCGGCCAGGGGCGCCTCGTCGACCTCCAACGCCTCGTCGAGCTCGACGGCGACCTCAACCACCGGTGTCGTCCGGGCCGGCGGCGGCCAGCTGCGAGAAGTACTGCAGGGCGGTCGACGTCTTCGTCTGCTGCTCACCCGAGAGGCTGATGCCCCGGTCGGCGAGGAACGCCCGCGACTCGGCCGCGACCTGGAACGCCTCGCCCGGAGCGCACTTCGTGGACAGTTCCAGGATGCGCGACCCGTCGGGGTAGAACCACAGCTCGGCCACCATCCGGCGCCCGTAGTCCGGCGGCGTGAACCGCAGCTTGAGCAGGGTGATCGGGCCGAGCGCCACCAGGTCGTCGAGCCCCGGCCCGTCCGTCGTGTGCCGGGCGAGGAAGGCGCGCTG is a window encoding:
- a CDS encoding PLDc N-terminal domain-containing protein, encoding MVFAEWQVGQVLWSMVWFTMFFLWIWLVVTVYADIFRSQDLSGVAKALWTVLVLFLPIVGVLAYLLARGHKIGEHRLEQARQADAQMQSYIRSAAASPATDLAALADLHDRGLIDDAEFETMKQRTLVP
- a CDS encoding phosphatase PAP2 family protein is translated as MSTAIARSRRVQPAEARAFRRVNGLPQGVAGPAMVVMQAGSLPAVFVAAAVAHRLGRPRLARTTALAGTAVWAGCKGLKRWVGRGRPADHLDDVRRRGAAAAGLGFPSGHAAVAATLATVLAPEVARPLRRALVATAAVTAVARVYVGAHLPLDSIGGAAIGVATGTAVQLVRGRGCAASSSRTRRRR
- a CDS encoding RIO1 family regulatory kinase/ATPase, with the protein product MVEVAVELDEALEVDEAPLADAERSPNDVLRLVVAVAALLAARLLQLILGDDAVDAARDLWQGLDTLPSWLVATLVLAAWGGGAVLFVGGGALAVWQRCWRALAVTSLGAAVALGLAALLGWADEPTAPPVADVGGAAGWFADHPTATELLVAVTAAVATAAGPWVGRFWRRQAWGVVIALVVTRALVSPVAFASVRALLVGWCAGALAVVVVGTPPRRPRGAAIASGLRAVGVPVRRLDQASLDARGSTPWFAEGTDGRRLFVKALGTDERSADLLFRLYRRLSPRDLGDEAGYLSLRRAVEHEALLALAARDLGVRTPRVVALASAEPDAFVLVYEAVDGRSLDRLAPEEIDDELLRSIWAQVRVLRTRRLAHRDLRLANVFVAADRQVWMIDFGFAELAAGDTLLAADVAELLAATSLPVGVDRALAAAVAELGPEIAATAAARLQPWALSGATRTNLRQRPGLLDELRARVAATDPMRGPAA